One genomic window of Desulfovibrio subterraneus includes the following:
- a CDS encoding response regulator: MQSESQAIHLPENGTTTHSVLTVEDDPVVRDSIAYWLEDAGFNVLQTDNGLTGLQIFREEAPDVVLLDLGIPGIEGNKLLEMMTGESPNTPVIIVSGRAEIDDAIAAFKSGAWDYITKPIVNMDMLEKTVRNCLELKSLKERVTIAESRYYNLVQSLPVVVFSLNGRLELEFMNTTSASVLGYPPEIALSEPDWLLGNVHAAERTAVQNAFANAFSNPGTPFFQEFRFQHKNGYPVQLQAKSISILPPDEETGFAGRMEGVLTDVTERAFLDKMLVQRAKLHTLGAMADEIAHEFRNPIFALGGFARRMQAKYPDIQETGIILQEAARLEQQLDRVKEYLTPVTVTVAECSLNGILKFCADMMRPKLARDRIVPQMDLCTELSPLLSDHDLLTQIGINLITNAALQMAAGEIITLRSFETPGHQHLAVSAPLHTSITLDREQMLMPFEEAGPSRGLAVAYRLAKDVGGLLSVAQEEGILTLTLSLPLPQ; the protein is encoded by the coding sequence ATGCAGTCGGAATCGCAGGCGATACATCTTCCGGAAAACGGAACCACCACTCACAGTGTGCTCACAGTGGAAGACGATCCGGTCGTGCGTGATTCCATTGCCTATTGGCTGGAAGACGCCGGATTCAACGTGCTGCAGACGGACAACGGGCTCACGGGCCTGCAGATTTTCCGCGAGGAAGCACCGGATGTGGTGCTGCTTGATCTCGGCATACCGGGCATAGAAGGCAACAAACTGCTGGAAATGATGACCGGAGAATCGCCCAACACGCCCGTGATCATCGTTTCCGGCCGGGCCGAGATAGATGATGCCATTGCCGCGTTCAAATCAGGCGCGTGGGATTACATCACCAAACCCATCGTCAACATGGACATGCTGGAAAAGACAGTGCGCAACTGTCTGGAGCTGAAGTCCCTGAAGGAACGTGTGACCATTGCAGAAAGCCGCTACTACAATCTGGTGCAGAGCCTGCCCGTTGTGGTCTTTTCCCTGAATGGCAGGCTGGAGCTGGAGTTCATGAACACTACCAGCGCGTCCGTACTGGGCTACCCGCCCGAGATAGCCCTTTCCGAACCGGACTGGCTGCTCGGCAATGTGCATGCAGCCGAGCGGACCGCCGTGCAGAACGCCTTTGCAAACGCCTTTTCCAACCCCGGCACACCCTTTTTTCAGGAATTCCGCTTCCAGCACAAGAACGGCTACCCCGTGCAGCTGCAGGCAAAATCCATCAGCATTCTCCCGCCCGATGAAGAGACTGGGTTTGCAGGACGCATGGAAGGCGTACTCACGGACGTGACCGAACGCGCCTTTCTGGACAAAATGCTGGTGCAGCGGGCCAAACTGCACACACTCGGGGCCATGGCCGACGAAATAGCACACGAATTTCGCAATCCCATCTTTGCGCTCGGCGGATTTGCCCGACGCATGCAGGCAAAGTATCCGGACATTCAGGAGACAGGGATCATCCTGCAGGAAGCCGCACGCCTTGAGCAGCAGCTTGACCGCGTGAAGGAATACCTGACTCCGGTCACGGTGACCGTGGCGGAATGCTCCCTGAACGGCATCCTGAAATTCTGCGCCGACATGATGCGCCCCAAGCTGGCACGGGACCGCATTGTTCCGCAGATGGACCTGTGCACAGAACTCTCTCCGCTGCTGTCAGACCATGACCTGCTCACCCAGATAGGCATAAACCTCATCACCAACGCGGCGCTGCAGATGGCCGCAGGCGAAATCATAACCCTGCGCAGCTTCGAAACCCCCGGGCACCAGCACCTTGCGGTCAGCGCGCCGCTGCACACCAGCATCACCCTTGACCGTGAACAGATGCTCATGCCCTTTGAAGAGGCCGGTCCTTCGCGCGGCCTTGCCGTAGCCTACCGGCTGGCCAAGGACGTGGGGGGCCTGCTCAGTGTGGCGCAGGAAGAAGGCATTCTCACCCTTACGCTCAGCCTGCCGCTACCGCAGTAG
- a CDS encoding YkgJ family cysteine cluster protein, with product MGHTIQRECTRCGTCCAKGGPALHAEDLPRLEKGAFGRKDLITFRRGELMRDQISGELKPLEQEIVKLRGRDSKTWTCRFLNIVDHLCFIYNDRPAECRALDCWNPEEITAMYDKGRLTRMDIVGEESGVAELIRVHEEKCAYDKLERHAAAFDDSAETREAFAEAVRFDMAFRAVVCDKAGIPHEELEFFFGRTLADTAHMFGLKVTVTDEGPLVEREAGCETGCAAA from the coding sequence ATGGGTCATACCATACAGAGAGAATGCACACGTTGCGGCACCTGTTGTGCCAAGGGCGGCCCCGCCCTGCACGCGGAAGACCTGCCCCGTCTGGAAAAGGGCGCTTTCGGCCGCAAGGATCTTATCACCTTCCGTCGCGGCGAACTGATGCGCGACCAGATTTCCGGCGAGCTCAAGCCCCTTGAGCAGGAAATCGTCAAGCTGCGCGGCCGCGACAGCAAGACCTGGACCTGCCGTTTTCTGAATATCGTGGATCATCTGTGCTTCATATATAATGATCGTCCTGCGGAATGCCGCGCACTGGACTGCTGGAATCCCGAAGAAATCACTGCCATGTACGACAAGGGGCGTCTGACCCGTATGGACATTGTGGGTGAGGAATCCGGCGTGGCAGAGCTTATCCGGGTGCATGAGGAAAAGTGCGCCTACGACAAGCTTGAGCGCCACGCAGCCGCCTTTGACGACAGCGCAGAAACCCGCGAAGCCTTTGCGGAAGCCGTGCGCTTTGACATGGCGTTCCGCGCCGTGGTCTGCGACAAGGCAGGCATTCCGCACGAGGAGCTGGAATTTTTCTTTGGCCGCACGCTGGCGGATACCGCCCACATGTTCGGTCTGAAGGTGACCGTCACTGACGAAGGTCCGCTCGTTGAGCGCGAGGCCGGTTGTGAAACAGGTTGCGCGGCAGCCTAG
- a CDS encoding protein kinase domain-containing protein, giving the protein MKIGRYEVRGLLGRGGMGAVYKVAQPVTGRIAALKLLRPADILEDHVGLESLAAKFEKEATMMASLDHPNIASVWDYDTAYVAGATRPFFVMEYYCLNLGMLMGEIYRVEAPTRRLPLERAVSYALQTLDALDRMHHAGVVHRDVKPFNIMITGHDEVKLIDFGLSRLRGETPGMEPGNVKVGSPYYAPPEQEHDPDGVDGRADLYPVGIMLYRMLTGVLPNDEELLAQHGGTIPAASSYSEDLDDAWDAFFIRATAPDPADRFADARAMAAELARLRDRWRARIRSVCSLLDDEGIVSPPCVADALRAEPCKAGVGSARERFGLDELWRPRCMGRPSQVVGQLADKGDGTVLDAASRRMWQKQGSDYPLTWPEAGDYVAWLNETAYAGHSDWRLPTVDELATIMEEPPMLGGYCMASVFRDGAENASGSGSVYDASRDSLWTCDRKSYMAAWFVSTTMGFVGWQDDTCRFGVRAVRTVA; this is encoded by the coding sequence ATGAAAATTGGCCGGTACGAAGTGCGCGGGCTGCTCGGCAGGGGCGGCATGGGCGCGGTTTACAAGGTTGCGCAGCCTGTGACGGGCCGCATTGCGGCGCTCAAGTTGCTGCGGCCCGCAGATATTCTCGAAGACCATGTGGGGCTGGAATCCCTTGCCGCCAAGTTCGAGAAGGAAGCGACCATGATGGCCTCGCTGGATCATCCCAACATCGCCTCGGTGTGGGATTATGATACGGCGTATGTGGCAGGGGCCACACGGCCCTTTTTCGTCATGGAATATTATTGCCTGAACCTCGGCATGCTCATGGGCGAAATTTACAGGGTGGAAGCTCCCACCCGAAGGCTGCCGCTGGAGCGGGCCGTATCGTATGCGCTGCAGACCCTTGATGCGCTCGACCGCATGCATCATGCGGGTGTGGTGCACCGTGATGTGAAGCCCTTCAACATCATGATCACGGGCCATGACGAGGTGAAACTCATAGATTTCGGCCTGTCCCGGCTGCGGGGTGAGACGCCGGGCATGGAACCGGGCAATGTGAAGGTGGGCTCGCCATATTATGCCCCGCCCGAGCAGGAGCACGACCCTGACGGCGTGGACGGCAGGGCGGACCTGTACCCCGTGGGCATCATGCTCTACCGCATGCTGACCGGTGTACTGCCCAACGATGAAGAACTTCTTGCGCAGCACGGCGGGACCATTCCTGCAGCGAGCAGCTACAGCGAAGACCTTGACGATGCGTGGGATGCCTTTTTCATCCGCGCCACAGCACCGGACCCCGCCGACAGATTTGCCGATGCCCGCGCCATGGCGGCGGAACTTGCCCGCCTGCGTGACAGATGGCGGGCCAGAATCCGCAGCGTATGCAGCCTGCTGGATGATGAGGGCATTGTTTCCCCCCCGTGCGTGGCAGATGCTCTGCGTGCCGAACCCTGCAAGGCAGGGGTGGGCAGCGCGCGGGAGCGCTTCGGGCTGGATGAGCTGTGGCGGCCCCGTTGCATGGGCCGGCCTTCTCAGGTTGTCGGGCAGCTAGCGGATAAAGGAGATGGCACCGTGCTGGATGCCGCATCGCGCCGTATGTGGCAGAAGCAGGGCAGCGATTATCCCCTTACGTGGCCGGAAGCCGGAGACTATGTGGCATGGCTCAACGAAACTGCCTATGCCGGACACAGCGACTGGCGCCTGCCCACGGTTGATGAGCTAGCCACCATCATGGAAGAGCCGCCCATGCTCGGCGGTTACTGCATGGCTTCGGTGTTCCGCGACGGGGCAGAGAATGCCTCGGGATCCGGTTCCGTGTACGATGCCTCACGCGACTCGCTCTGGACGTGTGACCGGAAGTCGTATATGGCGGCATGGTTCGTAAGTACGACAATGGGCTTTGTCGGGTGGCAGGACGATACCTGCCGCTTTGGCGTGCGCGCGGTGCGAACCGTGGCGTGA
- the rfaD gene encoding ADP-glyceromanno-heptose 6-epimerase codes for MYIVTGGAGFIGSAMVWKLNEMGITDIVVVDNLASTEKWKNLVNRTYVDYLHRDAFLDLVLHDEMPWDVTAIIHMGACSSTTERDADFLMDNNLRYTKAMCEYALEHDARFINASSAATYGDGALGFEDSVDSMFRLKPLNMYGYSKQLFDLWAHREGVLDRLASLKFFNVYGPNEYHKGNMMSVVCKAFSQIGETGKMKLFKSYHPDYTDGGQKRDFVYVKDCVDAMWWLLENPQANGLFNIGTGTAREWNDLARSVFAAMGKEPVIEYTEMPEELRGKYQYFTEAPMQRLKAAGCPVTFRSLEDGARDYVQNYLAQADPYL; via the coding sequence ATGTATATCGTAACCGGAGGCGCAGGATTCATCGGCAGCGCCATGGTATGGAAGCTCAACGAGATGGGCATCACCGACATCGTGGTGGTGGACAATCTCGCCAGCACGGAAAAGTGGAAGAACCTCGTCAACCGCACCTACGTGGACTACCTGCACCGCGATGCCTTTCTCGATCTGGTGCTGCACGATGAGATGCCCTGGGACGTAACCGCCATCATCCACATGGGCGCGTGTTCCTCCACCACGGAGCGGGATGCCGACTTCCTGATGGACAACAACCTGCGCTACACCAAGGCCATGTGCGAATACGCGCTTGAGCACGATGCCCGCTTCATCAATGCCAGCTCGGCTGCCACCTATGGTGACGGCGCACTGGGATTTGAAGATTCCGTGGATTCCATGTTCCGACTCAAGCCTTTGAACATGTACGGATACTCCAAGCAGCTCTTTGATCTCTGGGCGCACCGCGAGGGCGTGCTGGACCGTCTGGCCAGCCTGAAGTTCTTCAACGTTTACGGCCCGAACGAATACCACAAGGGCAACATGATGAGCGTTGTCTGCAAGGCGTTTTCGCAGATCGGCGAAACCGGCAAGATGAAGCTCTTCAAGTCTTACCATCCCGATTACACGGACGGCGGCCAGAAGCGCGACTTCGTGTACGTGAAGGACTGCGTGGACGCCATGTGGTGGCTGCTTGAGAACCCGCAGGCCAACGGGCTGTTCAACATCGGCACCGGCACTGCCCGCGAATGGAACGACCTTGCGCGTTCGGTGTTCGCCGCCATGGGCAAGGAGCCGGTCATCGAATACACCGAGATGCCCGAAGAACTGCGCGGCAAGTACCAGTATTTCACCGAAGCGCCCATGCAGCGCCTGAAGGCTGCCGGATGCCCTGTAACCTTCCGCAGTCTTGAAGACGGCGCACGCGACTATGTGCAGAACTATCTGGCACAGGCCGACCCGTACCTGTAA